The Schistocerca nitens isolate TAMUIC-IGC-003100 chromosome 7, iqSchNite1.1, whole genome shotgun sequence genome contains a region encoding:
- the LOC126195682 gene encoding neural-cadherin-like — MEGPNGHGSAIITSLRSFDREEKKEYFIPILVTDSGYPPLTGTTTVRIVVADINDNKMKPGRKNIQVYKYQCVLICFHTDIKDQTPETDIGRIYVQDPDDWDLPDKKFYWLADEHHRFKVNEASGMITMKYNTPEGIYNLAFRVSDHRHSQNNVSATVTVTVKQIPVDAIISCGSVRISHLSDEDFIKKWNNMESKAERFKQALSEVLNTEKKNLDIFSVRQHRRTIPMLDIFFSVKDSRYDNPEKINGLLQVHKAKIERTTDLNLVVAGIHYCFIDKIKCQGPCIDRYRINSEPILVDANMTSLVGISVNITPECDSSIQNLATIDRCHENHCFNGGQCFQKGKFIRCSCPDGYEGPRCQQMGISFQGDGWAWFQAIHPQAENHISLEFLTNKDHGLLFYNGPLSSVIIDEVIMSDYIALELQDGKPRLLFHFGYSTTELFIKVKKKLNDGMWHQMDLFWNSEV; from the exons ATGG AGGGCCCAAACGGCCATGGATCAGCAATAATAACATCACTAAGGTCATTTGATCGAGAGGAAAAGAAAGAATATTTCATACCAATACTAGTGACAGATTCTGGTTACCCACCACTGACAGGAACAACTACTGTAAGAATTGTTGTTGCTGATATCAATGACAATAAAATGAAACCTGGGAGAAAAAATATACAAGTTTACAAATACCAG TGCGTGTTAATATGTTTCCACACTGATATAAAGGATCAAACTCCAGAAACAGATATTGGAAGGATATATGTTCAAGATCCAGATGACTGGGATTTACCGGACAAGAAATTCTACTGGCTGGCAGATGAACATCATAGATTTAAAGTTAATGAAGCCTCAGGAATGATTACAATGAAATACAACACACCAGAAGGGAT ATACAATTTGGCATTCAGAGTATCTGATCACAGACattcacaaaacaatgtttcagcaaCTGTGACTGTTACTGTGAAACAGATTCCCGTTGATGCCATAATCAGTTGTGGTTCTGTAAGAATTTCACATCTTTCTGATGAAGACTTCATCAAGAAATGGAACAACATG GAAAGCAAGGCAGAACGATTTAAGCAAGCCTTGTCAGAAGTTCTGAATACTGAAAAGAAAAATCTTGACATATTCAGTGTAAGGCAACATAGAAGAACAATACCTATGTTGGACATCTTCTTTTCTGTAAAAGATTCAAGATACGACAACCCTGAAAAGATAAATGGGCTACTTCAAGTACATAAAGCAAAG ATAGAAAGGACAACTGATCTCAACTTGGTTGTGGCTGGAATACACTACTGCTTCATTGATAAAATAAAATGCCAAGGACCATGCATTGACAGATACAGGATAAACAGTGAACCAATCTTAGTAGATGCAAACATGACCTCTTTAGTAGgaatttcagtaaatattacacCAGAATGTGACTCATCTATACAAAACTTGGCTACGATTGATAGATGTCATGAGAATCATTGTTTTAATGGTGGCCAGTGTTTTCAGAAAGGAAAATTTATAAg GTGTTCTTGCCCAGATGGATACGAGGGGCCACGTTGCCAACAGATGGGAATAAGTTTCCAAGGTGATGGCTGGGCTTGGTTTCAGGCAATTCATCCACAAGCTGAAAATCACATTAGTCTTGAATTCCTTACAAATAAAGATCATGGTTTACTATTTTACAATGGCCCATTGTCTTCTGTCATAATAGATGAAGTTATTATGTCAG ACTATATTGCGCTGGAGCTACAAGATGGTAAACCAAGACTACTCTTTCATTTTGGATACAGTACTACCGAGTTATttataaaagtaaagaaaaagttgAATGATGGAATGTGGCACCAAATGGATTTATTCTGGAATTCAGAGGTATAG